Proteins co-encoded in one Epinephelus moara isolate mb chromosome 13, YSFRI_EMoa_1.0, whole genome shotgun sequence genomic window:
- the LOC126400270 gene encoding uncharacterized protein LOC126400270, with product MHTAGGGGPGQKRELPQTGGQLDEERCKEIISLMSHITDREIILQKMKETFEYRQHLIHNPDESDNILSVFPRLLDTKGLINQDFGLIFGPETADKLIKEAESLTTTPVIQSLLRSARNQNNDEASDCPEWDSDMASLLLLLHILPPQSSKKRRQKISAAQAMDHLVVFHKSSLEQHLENQESTCQPYLLAAGTSKQSINTYYIVIDKKLIPCQGTTSLAAFDELFKVHFVFSVSYDDALSNMYSFLQTTVYNIDVDTTKESPKVKELRAKFMNRS from the exons ATGCATACAGCAGGAGGTGGCGGTCCAGGACAAAAGAGGGAGCTGCCTCAGACTGGTGGTCAGTTGGATGAGGAGCGCTGTAAAGAGATCATATCCTTGATGAGCCACATCACTGACAGAGAAATAATCCTGCAGAAGATGAAGGAGACCTTTGAGTATAGACAGCACCTCATCCACAATCCTGATGAGTCGGATAACATACTCTCAGTGTTTCCAAGGCTGCTGGACACTAAAGGGCTG ATAAATCAAGATTTCGGCCTCATTTTTGGACCAGAAACAGCCGACAAACTGATCAAAGAAGCTGAGAGCCTTACAACCACCCCAGTCATCCAGAGTTTGCTGAGGTCTGCCAGGAATCAGAACAATGATGAAGCCTCTGACTGCCCAG AGTGGGACAGTGACATGGCATCTCTCTTGTTACTCCTGCATATCCTGCCACCTCAGTCCTCTAAAAAGAGAAGACAAAAGATCAGTGCAGCTCAGGCCATGGACCATCTAGTTGTGTTTCACAAG TCCAGCCTTGAACAACACTTGGAGAACCAGGAGTCAACTTGCCAGCCATACCTTCTTGCCGCTGGAACCAGCAAGCAGTCCATCAACACTTACTACATTGTGATCGACAAGAAGCTCATCCCCTGCCAGGGAACCACGTCATTGGCAGCGTTTGATGAACTCTTCAAAGTGCACTTCGTTTTCAGTGTAAGTTACGATGATGCTCTCAGCAACATGTACAGTTTTCTCCAAACAACTGTCTACAATATTGATGTTGACACCACTAAAGAGAGTCCAAAGGTGAAGGAGCTAAGAGCCAAATTTATGAACAGGAGCTAA